From Candidatus Eisenbacteria bacterium, the proteins below share one genomic window:
- a CDS encoding FlgD immunoglobulin-like domain containing protein, with protein MVSDAGAPQLQRLGSFGPRVARGKTCYLVVWLDSRGWYSYYVYAARVAFDGTILDNAGIPIHLGSSQAMALPSVAYDGENFVVVWSDTRGSSKAIYASRVLEDGQVVDPQGIEVLTDHSPWRVEIASNGQNFLLTWMEEPTPGARQIWGFRLSRQLEPLDEEPFVISSEGVLPRITTDGTDYLVVWDAKQKEKPSDRAVYAARVSSGGVVLDSTAISFPTMIDGDQHTPDVSCDGTNYLVVWRESTWVFGARVSRDGVLLDPNGVRISFIPGGAWQNAVGFTGKDYLVTWASDDDSTGESGLVGARLTPQGELLDYQAFWIVTPGAQQLAYLPVIGSGHEQCLVAWQNSHYVRGAVVRASGEVLQPEGALLSLSSPTQTHSLCACTEKASLVLWREPSVERIGVEYPYGMSDLAFVSLDQETQIPFGNEKILARIGMSTNRTALASNGKDFLAAFKGRTGLGFDYGEPYVHSFFLASIGESGSVQSVAVFDSITTFSIDFFPPQIAPIGENYVIVWGGRLDFSWDVDPDTVTIKLAVMDGTGRRISEKQVGIPFGASASVRVACIDSLCVLILGTSSGQRPLSFLRIKTDLALVDAAPTSLGQSVLATYDDLGFSAGRETHLLVWEEPSENGQDIKGIRFSRAGQPLDQIPITIATGLPKTGISRIFYAYPTVTFDGTSFIVTWQDTLGGNTLVRGAKVSEDGTVTDSGTQLVSTSLLDLWPSLCRVPNGSLLLVWSRMTFDRFHSLRVWGKQGTWEDFTSVSVSSFGDKVTTAGRLVEFQLSGPFDESSISVLRSCDENGTPVAVATLEANPTRRYSLLDKDGRDLPTATYWLRVRTREGTERLYGPFKGSQGSLPGDLFLLAPFPNPLLSSTKISFAVPKHSRVSLSCFDVKGNLVRNLFLGEKGPGLYHIYWDGRDKEGRNIASGVYLIRLEANGIVKTRKSVVVR; from the coding sequence ATGGTCTCAGATGCTGGGGCTCCTCAGCTTCAACGCTTAGGATCGTTTGGTCCGAGAGTTGCCCGGGGCAAGACATGCTACCTTGTGGTCTGGCTTGACTCGCGAGGTTGGTATTCATACTACGTTTATGCGGCAAGAGTCGCCTTCGACGGCACAATATTGGACAACGCGGGGATCCCGATTCATCTCGGTTCCTCTCAGGCTATGGCCTTACCTTCTGTGGCCTACGATGGCGAGAATTTCGTTGTCGTTTGGTCTGACACGAGGGGCAGCTCCAAGGCAATTTACGCCTCAAGGGTTCTTGAGGACGGACAGGTAGTTGATCCGCAGGGAATAGAGGTACTTACGGATCACTCACCATGGCGGGTTGAAATTGCTTCGAACGGGCAGAATTTCCTTCTGACTTGGATGGAGGAGCCAACCCCAGGAGCACGTCAGATTTGGGGGTTCAGGCTTTCCCGCCAGTTGGAACCTCTCGATGAGGAACCGTTCGTTATCTCTTCAGAGGGGGTTCTTCCTCGAATCACTACTGACGGCACTGACTATCTTGTTGTTTGGGACGCCAAGCAAAAGGAGAAACCTTCTGATAGAGCCGTTTATGCCGCAAGGGTCAGTTCTGGGGGGGTTGTGCTCGACAGCACAGCTATTTCATTTCCCACGATGATTGACGGCGACCAGCATACCCCTGATGTGAGCTGTGACGGAACCAATTACCTCGTCGTTTGGCGCGAAAGCACGTGGGTTTTTGGCGCGAGAGTCTCAAGAGATGGAGTGCTTCTCGACCCAAACGGCGTAAGGATTTCTTTTATCCCTGGCGGCGCATGGCAAAATGCTGTTGGCTTCACGGGGAAAGATTATCTGGTGACTTGGGCTAGCGACGACGACTCCACTGGTGAAAGTGGTCTTGTTGGAGCAAGGCTCACACCCCAAGGCGAACTGCTCGATTACCAGGCTTTCTGGATTGTTACTCCCGGAGCGCAGCAGCTGGCGTATCTTCCCGTGATAGGTAGTGGTCATGAACAATGTCTTGTTGCCTGGCAGAATAGCCACTATGTCAGAGGTGCCGTTGTTCGAGCATCGGGTGAAGTTCTCCAGCCCGAAGGAGCGCTTTTGAGCCTCTCTTCGCCAACTCAAACGCATTCGCTCTGCGCCTGTACAGAAAAGGCTTCGTTGGTCTTGTGGAGAGAGCCTTCAGTGGAAAGAATCGGTGTTGAGTACCCATACGGCATGTCCGACCTGGCCTTTGTGTCACTTGACCAAGAAACACAGATACCTTTTGGAAACGAGAAGATTCTCGCCAGAATAGGTATGTCAACCAACAGGACGGCTCTCGCTTCAAATGGAAAAGACTTCCTTGCAGCGTTCAAGGGCAGGACAGGACTGGGGTTCGATTATGGGGAGCCATATGTTCATAGTTTTTTTCTCGCCTCCATCGGTGAGAGCGGCTCTGTGCAGAGCGTCGCTGTGTTTGATTCTATCACAACCTTCTCGATTGACTTCTTTCCTCCCCAGATTGCCCCGATTGGAGAAAACTATGTCATTGTTTGGGGGGGACGACTTGATTTTAGCTGGGATGTTGATCCTGACACGGTGACCATCAAACTCGCGGTTATGGACGGAACCGGGAGAAGGATCTCGGAAAAACAAGTCGGGATTCCATTCGGCGCCTCGGCGAGTGTTAGGGTCGCTTGCATTGATTCCTTGTGCGTTTTGATTCTTGGAACCAGTTCCGGTCAACGGCCGCTTTCCTTCCTGAGAATCAAGACTGATCTCGCGCTTGTGGATGCGGCGCCAACAAGCCTGGGCCAGAGTGTCCTTGCCACCTACGATGATCTTGGTTTCTCAGCCGGTCGGGAGACACATCTGCTTGTCTGGGAAGAACCGTCCGAGAATGGACAGGACATAAAGGGGATTAGATTCTCGAGGGCGGGCCAACCGTTGGATCAGATTCCGATCACTATTGCCACCGGTCTCCCGAAGACTGGGATCTCTCGCATATTCTATGCATACCCGACTGTAACCTTTGACGGTACGAGTTTCATTGTGACCTGGCAGGATACGCTTGGCGGCAATACTCTTGTCCGAGGGGCAAAGGTCTCTGAAGATGGAACCGTGACGGACTCAGGAACTCAACTTGTTTCGACCAGCCTTCTCGACCTCTGGCCAAGCCTCTGTCGGGTTCCCAATGGCTCTCTTCTTCTTGTCTGGTCAAGGATGACCTTCGATAGGTTCCATTCTTTGAGGGTGTGGGGAAAACAGGGGACATGGGAGGACTTCACCAGCGTATCTGTCTCTTCTTTTGGCGACAAGGTGACGACCGCGGGAAGGCTGGTGGAGTTCCAGCTTTCTGGTCCTTTTGATGAGTCGTCAATCAGTGTTCTTAGGTCGTGCGACGAGAATGGCACTCCCGTAGCAGTTGCAACGCTTGAGGCCAACCCAACAAGACGCTATTCCCTCCTAGACAAAGACGGAAGAGACCTCCCGACAGCGACCTACTGGCTGCGGGTGAGAACAAGAGAAGGAACAGAGCGTCTCTATGGACCATTCAAGGGAAGTCAGGGTTCCTTGCCGGGAGACCTTTTCCTTTTAGCTCCGTTTCCCAACCCACTCCTTTCCTCTACGAAGATTAGCTTCGCCGTCCCGAAGCATTCGCGGGTTTCACTAAGCTGCTTCGATGTGAAGGGGAATCTTGTGAGGAATCTCTTTCTTGGTGAAAAGGGCCCCGGACTCTATCACATCTATTGGGATGGAAGGGACAAAGAAGGCAGGAACATTGCCTCAGGAGTTTATCTCATCAGACTTGAGGCAAATGGGATCGTCAAGACAAGAAAGTCAGTCGTCGTGAGATAG
- a CDS encoding S8 family serine peptidase, whose amino-acid sequence MAVLYIEVAILTQQQSGGGYASFVPNQVTVAFKPGVAQSWNIRDWVPFSDFRLRSLSAKRAIEGLGRVEIRSVFPGKSPSDTFLVRKDGTSAKVPDLSRIYTIRFGSHQTPLEVSSHLSSLEGVEAANPNWVGQWAAIQPCDEYFLCQWGLWPEYMNVMGAWDVTMGDTAVRIGVVDSGVWRGHPDLLGKIVPDRGDPGYSWHGTWVGGVAAALTNNTKIPPDPGEPMPCDEPDECPCIGSGCEGIAGAGWNTMLISYFSLPNADNLAAGLVRAADSCDVIVTGLVLLQDVPVLREAVEYVYNYGRVLVVASGNTNQLGDCTPNCTIYPAAYGDSGWVLAVGAIDRDSTRCWWSNYGSFISIVAPGNHIWTTNIPMELAPPGSPGYIPTGTYGSISGTSVAAPYVAGVCALMKAVDPTLTNIEIMHIVKETASHLPKYPGEWNELVGYGMVNAYQAVARAAGTISVSEGRLQRDAGSSNMKPAISVSPNPGRGKTTFTLSLREDWPEDANVELTVYDVRGRFIKTLWEGSLRGAEKTVAWDGLDDGGRPVPVGVYVVKLSSGTLSRSAKTVLLR is encoded by the coding sequence TTGGCGGTACTCTATATTGAAGTGGCAATCCTGACTCAGCAGCAGTCAGGAGGAGGCTACGCATCATTTGTCCCCAACCAGGTGACAGTCGCTTTCAAGCCGGGAGTGGCGCAAAGTTGGAACATCAGGGATTGGGTGCCATTCTCAGATTTCAGACTTCGTTCTCTGAGCGCCAAGAGAGCCATAGAAGGACTCGGCCGGGTCGAAATCAGGAGTGTCTTTCCGGGGAAATCTCCTTCCGACACGTTCCTGGTGAGGAAAGACGGGACATCTGCAAAGGTGCCAGACCTTTCTCGAATATACACAATTAGATTCGGCTCTCACCAGACTCCACTTGAGGTAAGCTCCCATTTGAGTTCACTGGAAGGGGTAGAGGCTGCGAATCCAAACTGGGTGGGCCAGTGGGCAGCCATCCAACCATGTGATGAGTATTTCCTATGCCAGTGGGGACTGTGGCCTGAGTACATGAATGTTATGGGCGCATGGGATGTGACAATGGGCGATACCGCCGTGAGGATAGGTGTCGTTGATTCGGGTGTGTGGCGTGGGCACCCGGATTTGCTTGGTAAGATAGTTCCTGACCGCGGAGACCCTGGCTATTCGTGGCATGGCACTTGGGTCGGAGGGGTGGCGGCGGCACTCACAAATAACACGAAAATTCCGCCGGACCCGGGAGAGCCCATGCCTTGCGATGAACCTGACGAATGTCCTTGCATAGGGTCTGGGTGCGAAGGTATCGCCGGGGCAGGCTGGAATACTATGCTGATTTCGTATTTCTCTCTGCCCAATGCGGATAACCTCGCAGCGGGTCTTGTAAGGGCAGCAGACAGTTGCGACGTAATTGTCACGGGCCTCGTTCTTCTGCAGGACGTGCCTGTTCTGAGAGAAGCAGTGGAATACGTGTACAATTACGGCAGAGTGCTGGTCGTGGCCTCGGGAAATACAAATCAATTGGGGGATTGCACTCCGAACTGCACGATTTACCCTGCTGCGTATGGCGATAGCGGTTGGGTCCTTGCGGTGGGTGCAATTGACAGGGATTCGACCAGATGTTGGTGGTCGAATTATGGAAGTTTTATCAGCATCGTCGCTCCTGGCAATCACATCTGGACAACAAACATACCAATGGAACTTGCACCCCCGGGTTCACCCGGGTACATTCCAACCGGCACCTATGGGAGTATCAGCGGCACCTCCGTGGCGGCTCCGTATGTTGCCGGGGTCTGTGCCCTCATGAAAGCCGTTGATCCAACTCTTACCAACATTGAAATCATGCACATAGTGAAGGAAACTGCCTCCCATCTTCCTAAATATCCGGGCGAGTGGAACGAACTTGTGGGCTATGGCATGGTGAACGCATACCAGGCAGTTGCAAGGGCTGCGGGCACAATAAGTGTGTCAGAAGGGAGATTGCAGCGTGATGCCGGGAGTTCTAACATGAAGCCAGCAATCTCCGTCAGTCCGAATCCAGGTCGTGGCAAGACAACGTTTACCCTCTCACTCCGCGAAGACTGGCCCGAGGACGCGAACGTGGAACTCACTGTATATGACGTGCGCGGAAGATTCATAAAGACCTTGTGGGAGGGTAGCCTTCGAGGCGCTGAGAAGACGGTCGCCTGGGACGGTCTTGATGATGGCGGCCGACCCGTTCCTGTAGGAGTCTATGTAGTGAAGCTGTCTTCAGGAACGCTGAGTCGCAGCGCGAAGACGGTGCTTCTGCGATAA
- a CDS encoding ABC transporter ATP-binding protein, translated as MMFGGLKAVSELDFEVKCRELVGLIGPNGAGKTTVFNLITGINNPTSGEIRFEGKLINGMHSFDIAALGVGRTFQSTRLFGALSVLDNVKTACHLHAKSNLLSAVLRTGRFLDDEKEIEERSLRLLQAFGLSDLRDVRSNMLPYGRQRRLEIARALATEPKLLLLDEPAAGMNPQETEDLMRLIVRIRDEFNLAIFLIEHDMKVVMGICERVGVLDYGVKIAEGPPEEIRRNPKVIEAYLGEDSGAR; from the coding sequence ATGATGTTCGGGGGCTTGAAAGCCGTCTCCGAGCTTGATTTTGAAGTCAAATGCCGTGAGCTGGTGGGACTGATCGGCCCCAACGGCGCCGGAAAAACGACGGTCTTCAATCTGATCACCGGCATAAACAATCCTACCTCCGGAGAAATAAGATTTGAGGGGAAGCTCATAAACGGGATGCATTCGTTTGACATAGCCGCCTTGGGCGTGGGAAGGACTTTCCAGAGCACACGGCTGTTTGGCGCGCTGAGTGTTCTCGATAATGTAAAGACCGCGTGTCATCTCCACGCAAAGTCCAATCTCCTCAGTGCTGTTCTCCGCACCGGGCGTTTTCTCGACGATGAAAAGGAAATCGAGGAACGTTCGCTCAGGCTTCTTCAGGCCTTTGGACTTTCTGACCTGCGGGATGTGAGGTCAAATATGCTTCCTTATGGGCGCCAGAGGCGGCTCGAAATTGCGAGAGCATTGGCGACGGAGCCGAAGCTCCTCCTTCTCGATGAGCCTGCAGCCGGGATGAATCCCCAGGAGACTGAGGATTTGATGCGCCTGATTGTGAGAATAAGGGACGAATTCAATCTCGCGATTTTCCTCATCGAGCATGATATGAAAGTAGTGATGGGAATTTGCGAAAGAGTGGGCGTTCTCGACTACGGCGTCAAGATCGCTGAGGGACCACCAGAAGAGATTAGAAGGAATCCGAAAGTCATTGAGGCCTATCTGGGTGAGGATTCGGGAGCTCGCTGA
- a CDS encoding ABC transporter ATP-binding protein — protein sequence MLEIEKLEVFYGAIHAIKGITVSAPEGKIVTLIGANGAGKSTLLRTISGLVRPKSGSIKLDGKEISSKEPHHIVKLGVSQVPEGRHVFANLSVMNNLELGAYLRKDRNETRKDLERVFSLFPRLKERQKQRAGTLSGGEQQMLAMGRALMSHPRILLMDEPSLGLAPLLVKEIFATIREINEQGTTILLVEQNAHMALSTAHEAYVLETGRVVLHDKASALLQNEAVKKAYLGG from the coding sequence ATGCTCGAAATAGAGAAGCTCGAAGTCTTCTACGGAGCGATCCACGCAATAAAGGGGATCACGGTTTCGGCTCCTGAGGGAAAGATTGTCACTCTCATAGGAGCAAACGGTGCAGGGAAAAGCACGCTTCTGAGGACAATCTCCGGACTCGTACGTCCGAAGAGTGGGAGCATCAAGCTCGATGGGAAGGAAATAAGTTCCAAAGAGCCGCACCATATCGTAAAGCTCGGGGTTTCACAAGTCCCGGAAGGCAGGCACGTTTTTGCAAACCTGAGCGTAATGAATAATCTTGAGCTGGGCGCATATCTCAGGAAGGATCGTAATGAGACGAGGAAGGACCTGGAGAGAGTCTTCTCGCTTTTCCCGCGGCTAAAGGAAAGGCAGAAACAAAGGGCCGGCACATTGAGCGGAGGAGAGCAGCAGATGCTTGCCATGGGAAGAGCTCTCATGTCGCATCCGCGGATACTGCTCATGGATGAGCCGTCGCTTGGACTCGCTCCGCTTCTGGTCAAAGAGATTTTCGCCACAATCAGGGAAATAAATGAGCAAGGAACTACGATCCTCCTTGTAGAGCAGAACGCACACATGGCCTTGAGCACTGCCCACGAGGCATATGTGCTCGAAACCGGGAGAGTAGTCCTCCACGATAAGGCGTCAGCTCTCCTGCAGAACGAAGCAGTGAAGAAAGCCTACCTCGGCGGCTAA
- a CDS encoding branched-chain amino acid ABC transporter permease: MRSQTIRAVKFLGCLLALYLMNAIFPVALNPYIFQMIILSGVNIILAVSLNLVNGFTGQFSIGHAGFMAIGGYLSSAVTYYKGQSIVNLLVALGIPHGGAITILLLIALVLGGLFSAFAGLLVGLPSLRLRGDYLAIVTLGFGEIIRVCILNINVVGGARGFTDIPKLTNFFWVYFWVLLTVVTVWNIMSSSHGRAFLAVREDEIAAEALGINTTKYKVTAFVIGAFFAGVSGGLFAHYLQYLHTNSFTFMKSIEVIVMIVLGGLGSITGSVLAAIFLTILPEVLRPVKEFRMVIYSFFLIVLMITRPQGIFGMRELTLSWIREKLFFRKKPVHIDSN, translated from the coding sequence ATGCGCAGCCAAACAATTAGAGCTGTGAAGTTCCTCGGCTGCCTGCTTGCCCTTTATCTCATGAATGCGATTTTTCCCGTTGCGCTAAACCCCTACATTTTCCAGATGATTATTCTCTCCGGCGTGAACATCATACTTGCCGTAAGTCTTAATCTGGTAAACGGATTCACGGGTCAGTTCTCGATCGGGCATGCCGGCTTCATGGCGATCGGCGGCTACCTTTCCAGCGCCGTTACCTACTACAAGGGCCAGTCAATCGTAAATCTGCTTGTTGCCTTAGGTATCCCTCACGGCGGCGCCATCACCATACTGCTGTTAATTGCGCTTGTGCTCGGAGGACTCTTCAGCGCATTTGCAGGACTTCTCGTGGGGCTTCCATCCCTGAGACTGAGGGGTGACTACCTGGCAATTGTCACTTTGGGATTCGGTGAAATAATAAGAGTCTGCATTCTGAACATTAATGTGGTCGGCGGAGCAAGAGGCTTCACTGATATTCCCAAACTCACAAACTTCTTCTGGGTCTATTTCTGGGTATTACTGACAGTCGTGACCGTGTGGAACATCATGAGCTCGAGTCACGGGAGGGCATTCCTCGCGGTAAGAGAGGATGAAATCGCTGCCGAGGCTCTCGGGATAAACACCACAAAATACAAAGTCACTGCCTTTGTCATTGGCGCTTTCTTCGCAGGAGTATCGGGAGGTCTTTTTGCGCATTATCTCCAATATCTCCACACGAACAGCTTCACGTTCATGAAATCGATTGAGGTCATTGTCATGATCGTGCTTGGAGGATTGGGCAGCATTACAGGTTCTGTTCTTGCGGCGATATTTCTCACGATACTGCCTGAAGTGCTGCGCCCGGTGAAAGAATTCCGCATGGTGATTTACTCGTTCTTCCTCATCGTCCTTATGATCACCAGGCCCCAGGGCATATTCGGCATGAGGGAGCTCACCTTGTCGTGGATAAGAGAGAAGCTCTTCTTCAGGAAGAAACCGGTTCACATTGATTCGAATTGA